The proteins below come from a single Maylandia zebra isolate NMK-2024a linkage group LG23, Mzebra_GT3a, whole genome shotgun sequence genomic window:
- the LOC101478013 gene encoding retinol dehydrogenase 7, whose product MYLYLLGLVVLYYLYRWIRELPRVSDKNSKYVYITGCDSGFGNLLARHLDKQGFRVIASCFTEKGEEDLKKSCSSNLITTHLDVSSQESIDKVAAMIKDMVGARGLWAVVNNAGISIPSAPCDWLTLNDYKPMLDVNLNGVIGVTLSVLPLIKKARGRVVNVASVFGRISPVGGPYTVSKYGVEAFNDSLRLNMAPFGVKVLCIEPGFFKTNVTNSAILSKNIKMIWDKLPQEVRDDYGTAYLQKALTTLTDKVAKMSDADLMKVVSCMEHAVAAVHPRTRYSPGWDAKFFWLPLSYMPTCISDYILKLEAIPIAKQIE is encoded by the exons ATGTACCTGTACCTTCTGGGCCTGGTGGTTCTCTACTACCTGTACCGTTGGATCAGAGAGCTCCCCAGGGTCTCTGACAAAAACAGCAAGTATGTGTACATCACAGGCTGCGACAGTGGCTTTGGGAATCTTCTGGCCCGGCATCTTGACAAGCAGGGCTTTCGAGTGATTGCCTCTTGTTTCACTGAGAAAGGAGAAGAGGATCTAAAGAAGTCCTGCTCCAGCAACCTGATCACAACTCATCTGGATGTTAGTTCTCAGGAAAGCATTGACAAAGTTGCGGCAATGATCAAGGATATGGTTGGGGCACGTG GCCTGTGGGCTGTAGTGAACAATGCCGGCATCTCCATTCCCAGTGCCCCATGTGACTGGCTGACCCTCAATGACTACAAACCCATGCTGGATGTGAACCTGAATGGGGTGATTGGTGTGACCCTAAGCGTCCTACCGCTCATAAAAAAGGCAAGGGGAAGGGTGGTGAACGTTGCCAGTGTGTTTGGAAGGATCAGTCCTGTTGGGGGCCCATATACTGTCTCAAAGTACGGTGTTGAAGCATTCAATGACAGCCTCAG GTTAAATATGGCACCTTTTGGTGTGAAGGTCCTCTGCATTGAGCCAGGTTTCTTCAAGACAAATGTGACCAACAGTGCTATCCTgagcaaaaacattaaaatgatctGGGATAAACTTCCACAGGAAGTCCGAGATGATTATGGAACGGCATACCTACAGAAAG CATTAACAACCTTAACTGACAAAGTTGCCAAAATGAGTGATGCAGACTTGATGAAAGTGGTCAGCTGCATGGAACATGCCGTGGCTGCTGTCCATCCTCGCACTCGCTACTCCCCAGGCTGGGACGCCAAGTTCTTCTGGCTGCCGCTATCCTACATGCCAACCTGCATCAGTGATTACATCCTGAAGCTGGAAGCTATTCCCATCGCCAAGCAGATAGAATAA
- the atp5f1b gene encoding ATP synthase F(1) complex subunit beta, mitochondrial → MLGAVGRCCTGALQALKPGVQPLKALVGSPAVLSRRDYVAPAAAASTANGRIVAVIGAVVDVQFDEGLPPILNALEVAGRESRLVLEVAQHLGENTVRTIAMDGTEGLVRGQKVLDTGAPIRIPVGPETLGRIMNVIGEPIDERGPISTKQTAPIHAEAPEFTDMSVEQEILVTGIKVVDLLAPYAKGGKIGLFGGAGVGKTVLIMELINNVAKAHGGYSVFAGVGERTREGNDLYHEMIESGVINLKDTTSKVALVYGQMNEPPGARARVALTGLTVAEYFRDQEGQDVLLFIDNIFRFTQAGSEVSALLGRIPSAVGYQPTLATDMGTMQERITTTKKGSITSVQAIYVPADDLTDPAPATTFAHLDATTVLSRAIAELGIYPAVDPLDSTSRIMDPNIVGAEHYDVARGVQKILQDYKSLQDIIAILGMDELSEEDKLTVARARKIQRFLSQPFQVAEVFTGHLGKLVPLKETIKGFKSILGGEYDALPEQAFYMVGPIEEVVQKAEKLAEEHS, encoded by the exons ATGTTAGGAGCTGTGGGACGCTGCTGCACCGGGGCTTTGCAGGCTCTGAAGCCTGGAGTCCAGCCCTTGAAGGCTCTTGTTGGATCCCCAGCTGTCCTTTCAC GTAGAGACTATGTCGCACCTGCCGCCGCTGCCAGCACCGCCAACGGACGCATTGTGGCTGTCATTGGTGCCGTTGTCGATGTCCAGTTCGATGAGGGTCTCCCTCCCATTCTCAATGCTCTGGAGGTGGCAGGCCGTGAATCCAGGCTAGTCCTGGAGGTGGCACAGCATCTTG GGGAGAACACAGTGCGTACCATTGCTATGGATGGTACTGAGGGTCTGGTCCGTGGACAGAAGGTTCTGGACACTGGTGCCCCCATCAGAATTCCAGTGGGTCCCGAGACCCTGGGCAGGATTATGAATGTCATCGGGGAGCCTATTGATGAGAGGGGTCCCATCTCCACCAAACA GACTGCACCTATCCATGCAGAGGCTCCTGAATTCACTGACATGAgtgtggaacaggagattctgGTTACTGGCATTAAGGTTGTGGACCTGCTGGCTCCCTATGCCAAGGGAGGAAAGATCG GTCTGTTCGGTGGTGCCGGTGTAGGCAAGACTGTATTGATCATGGAGCTGATCAACAACGTGGCCAAGGCCCATGGTGGTTACTCTGTGTTTGCTGGTGTGGGAGAGCGTACCCGTGAGGGGAATGACTTGTACCATGAAATGATTGAGTCTGGTGTGATCAACCTGAAGGATACCACCTCCAAG GTGGCGCTGGTGTACGGACAGATGAACGAGCCCCCCGGTGCCCGTGCCAGAGTTGCTCTGACTGGATTGACTGTGGCTGAATATTTCCGTGACCAGGAGGGTCAGGATGTGCTGCTCTTCATTGACAACATCTTCCGCTTCACACAGGCTGGCTCTGAG GTGTCTGCTCTGCTGGGTCGTATTCCCTCTGCTGTGGGTTACCAGCCCACTCTGGCCACTGACATGGGTACCATGCAGGAGAGAATCACCACCACCAAGAAGGGTTCAATCACATCTGTGCAG GCCATTTACGTGCCTGCTGACGATTTGACTGACCCTGCCCCCGCCACCACCTTCGCTCACTTGGATGCCACCACCGTGTTGTCCCGTGCCATCGCTGAGCTGGGCATCTACCCTGCTGTCGACCCCCTGGACTCAACTTCCCGTATCATGGACCCCAACATTGTCGGAGCCGAGCACTACGATGTTGCTCGTGGCGTGCAGAAAATCCTTCAG GACTACAAATCACTACAGGATATCATTGCCATCCTGGGTATGGATGAGTTGTCTGAGGAGGATAAACTCACTGTGGCTCGTGCCCGTAAGATCCAGCGTTTCCTGTCTCAGCCATTCCAAGTGGCCGAGGTCTTCACTGGCCACTTGGGCAagctggtgcccctcaaggaaACCATCAAGGGCTTCAAGAGCATCCTTGGTG GTGAGTATGATGCTCTGCCCGAGCAAGCCTTCTACATGGTCGGTCCAATTGAGGAGGTGGTTCAGAAAGCTGAGAAACTGGCTGAGGAGCACTCATAA